Proteins encoded together in one Oreochromis aureus strain Israel breed Guangdong linkage group 23, ZZ_aureus, whole genome shotgun sequence window:
- the zbtb11 gene encoding zinc finger and BTB domain-containing protein 11, which yields MSCEESYLAIIRYLTDEREPYAPGTPGNTKRKIRKAAACYVVRNGTLFYQRRLKGQNDFTELEVVLQDERRKELINEAHIMVGGEHLNQQLTWEVISQKYWWRGILKHVKDHIRECAHCQSRRGTDDGSGQRSFSRPGRRRTAANSNEEEEEEEEEEGDENLFFTDCSQQQRSKMAKGTPKHELVFVDSKGVVNQFLSKHSQTMLDKLNEQRLSNQFCDITLLIEGEEYRAHKAVLAACSEYFNELFFEKGAASTHEAVVDLSGFTKASFLPLLDFAYTSTLTFNFCIMADIANLARHLLMTEVLQICESVHKQVEEQKLTVYQRGDVHTVLSSEPATQEEAKNDSETYMVTIESDGQALVTHSGVTVSGETLAFVTPSKDGCIQQPMAVITQTVEGEGVHEGEAGQSETVALIAHTGQVEPGETVTLISGGAEGLEGETMTVVTHSGQAGASESLAVVSACLAMEEPQVAEAETFVINVEPNKESPLEVTQLAPAAATSTQEATTEQQRVEPAPLPQKRKRGRPAKVRKEVEIEEFLPLEDEEPSADESHSDKQEFTSDDPNRRRLRQRSIAEGGYARLHMGLEEEEEAAKKGSASPRAATPKVGSRPGKRGRPPKQPVESQVEALPESAADPAVSAAESVMAEEVATEEAGAPKVSEPETTPSQEKTQAESTVDGEHTCSECGMSFQRRYSLIMHTLKHEKARGYKCSLCSKEFQYAASLRAHLARHKQQSSQRAPVAKPSVEQGSEEKADSEMDEKTSSSSSLTKREFVCDICGKTLPKLYSLRIHMLNHTGVRPHSCKVCGKTFAHKHSLKMHRALHDVTKQFQCEFCKKSFVSKRSMEEHTSLHTGESKYLCNTCGATFHRASALSKHLKKHQPKPDVRPFACAHCDKRFYEAKDLQQHMNKHMGLKPFQCQVCGKCYSWKKDWYSHVKSHSVAEPFKCNVCGKEFFEKALFRRHVKKATHGKKGRVKQNLERECEHCGRKFTQLREYRRHINNHQGVKPFECLTCGVAWADARSLKRHVRTHTGERPYVCPMCQEAHIDARTLRKHMAKYHVDSLPGKIMLEKDTLQFHNQGTQVEHAVSILASDLPPELRPAQQPASEEIETVLITEETVEAVEAVQAVQAVSDGSVATLSDQGIMQVVNYVLAQQALTGGKLEETPEVIQTMEVEVAHVAEVE from the exons ATGTCGTGTGAGGAAAGCTACTTGGCCATCATACGCTACCTGACCGACGAGCGGGAGCCGTACGCGCCGGGGACGCCCGGGAACACCAAGAGGAAGATCCGCAAGGCGGCCGCCTGCTACGTGGTGCGGAACGGGACCTTATTTTATCAGCGCAGGTTGAAGGGCCAGAATGACTTCACGGAGCTGGAGGTGGTGCTGCAGGACGAGCGCAGGAAGGAACTTATCAACGAGGCGCACATTATGGTGGGCGGAGAGCACCTGAACCAGCAGCTCACCTGGGAAGTCATCTCCCAGAAGTACTGGTGGAGAG GGATCCTGAAGCACGTCAAAGACCACATCAGGGAGTGCGCTCACTGTCAGAGCAGGCGGGGCACCGATGACGGCTCGGGGCAGCGATCGTTCTCCCGACCAGGCAGACGCAGGACTGCTGCCAACTCcaacgaggaagaggaggaggaggaggaagaagagggagaTGAAAATTTATTCTTCACAGATTGTTCTCAACAACAGAGGTCCAAGATGGCGAAGGGGACGCCGAAGCATGAGCTGGTGTTT gttGACAGTAAAGGCGTGGTCAATCAGTTCCTGTCCAAACACAGCCAGACCATGTTGGACAAACTCAACGAGCAGCGTCTCAGCAATCAGTTCTGTGACATCACGCTGCTGATCGAAGGCGAGGAGTACCGTGCGCACAAAGCTGTGCTGGCAGCGTGCAGCGAGTACTTCAACGAGCTCTTCTTTGAGAAAGGCGCTGCGTCCACGCACGAAGCGGTCGTCGACCTCTCTG GGTTCACCAAAGCCAGCTTCCTCCCGCTCCTGGACTTTGCATACACATCCACGCTTACGTTTAACTTCTGCATCATGGCGGACATTGCAAACCTCGCCCGACACCTGCTGATGACCGAGGTGCTGCAGATCTGCGAGTCGGTACATAAGCAGGTGGAAGAGCAGAAGCTGACGGTATATCAGAGGGGAGACGTTCACACGGTGTTGTCGAGCGAGCCGGCCACTCAGGAAGAGGCGAAGAACGACTCTGAAACCTACATGGTAACCATAGAGAGTGACGGACAGGCATTAGTCACGCACAGCGGCGTCACCGTGTCAGGCGAGACATTGGCTTTTGTTACACCCTCTAAAGACGGCTGCATCCAGCAACCGATGGCGGTCATTACGCAGACAGTAGAAGGAGAGGGAGTACACGAAGGGGAGGCTGGACAGAGCGAGACTGTGGCCTTGATTGCACACACCGGGCAGGTGGAACCGGGTGAGACCGTCACTCTTATTTCAGGGGGTGCTGAAGGTTTGGAGGGGGAGACGATGACTGTGGTCACCCACAGTGGGCAGGCCGGGGCCAGCGAATCCCTCGCCGTGGTGTCCGCATGTTTGGCGATGGAAGAGCCACAAGTCGCCGAAGCAGAAACATTTGTCATAAACGTGGAACCGAACAAAGAGAGCCCGCTGGAGGTCACCCAGCTGGCACCTGCAGCGGCGACGTCCACTCAGGAGGCCACTACGGAGCAACAGAGGGTCGAACCAGCGCCACTGCCGCAGAAACGCAAACGAGGACGTCCAGCAAAGGTGAGGAAGGAGGTGGAGATAGAGGAGTTCCTGCCGCTGGAGGACGAGGAACCTTCTGCAGATGAAAGTCACTCAGACAAGCAGGAGTTCACGTCAGATGACCCCAACAGGAGGCGACTCCGGCAGCGCTCCATCGCAGAGGGCGGTTACGCTCGTCTGCATATGgggctggaggaggaggaggaggcggcgaAGAAAGGTTCAGCCTCACCGCGTGCTGCCACCCCGAAG GTTGGGTCGAGGCCCGGGAAGAGAGGCAGGCCGCCCAAGCAGCCTGTGGAAAGTCAGGTGGAAGCACTGCCTGAGTCTGCAGCGGATCCAGCGGTCAGTGCTGCGGAGAGCGTTATGGCCGAGGAAGTCGCTACTGAGGAGGCCGGGGCTCCGAAGGTTTCAGAGCCAGAGACCACACCCAGTCAGGAGAAAACCCAGGCAGAGAGCACCGTAGATGGCGAGCACACGTGCTCCGAGTGCGGCATGTCCTTCCAGAGACGTTACTCCCTCATCATGCACACGTTAAAACACGAGAAAGCTCGAGGGTACAAGTGCAGC CTGTGCAGTAAGGAGTTCCAGTACGCCGCCTCTCTCCGTGCCCACCTGGCCCGACAcaagcagcagagcagccagCGAGCCCCCGTCGCCAAACCCTCAGTGGAGCAGGGCTCTGAGGAGAAAGCGGACAGCGAGATGGACGAGAAAACGTCGTCATCGTCCTCGCTCACCAAAAGAGAATTTGTGTGTGACATTTGCGGGAAGACATTACCGAAGCTCTACTCCCTGCGGATCCACATGCTGAATCACACCGGCGTGCGGCCGCATTCCTGCAAGGTCTGCGGGAAGACGTTCGCCCACAAACATAGCCTGAAGATGCACCGAGCGCTGCACGACGTCACCAAACAGTTCCAGTGCGAATTCTGCAAGAAGTCGTTTGTGAGCAAAAGGAGCATGGAGGAGCACACCAGCCTCCACACAG GTGAATCGAAGTACCTCTGCAACACGTGTGGAGCCACCTTCCACCGAGCCTCCGCTCTCAGCAAACACCTGAAGAAGCACCAACCCAAACCCGACGTCCGGCCATTCGCCTGTGCACA TTGCGATAAGAGGTTCTACGAAGCCAAAGATCTGCAGCAGCACATGAACAAGCACATGGGCCTGAAGCCGTTCCAGTGCCAGGTGTGCGGGAAATGTTACAGCTGGAAGAAGGACTGGTACTCCCACGTCAAGTCCCACAGCGTTGCCGAGCCTTTTAA ATGTAACGTCTGTGGAAAGGAGTTCTTCGAGAAGGCTCTGTTCAGGAGGCATGTGAAGAAAGCCACGCACGGGAAGAAGGGCCGAGTGAAGCAGAACTTGGAGAGAGAGTGCGAGCACTGTGGCAGGAAGTTCACGCAGCTCCGGGAGTACCGACGCCACATCAACAATCACCAGG gagTGAAGCCTTTCGAATGTCTGACTTGCGGTGTCGCCTGGGCCGATGCACGCTCTCTCAAGCGCCATGTCCGCACTCACACAGGAGAACGGCCATACGTGTGCCCCATGTGCCAGGAGGCCCACATCGACGCACGCACTCTACGCAAGCACATGGCCAAGTACCACGTGGACAGCCTGCCTGGGAAGATCATGCTGGAGAAGGACACCCTCCAGTTTCACAACCAGGGCACACAGGTGGAGCACGCAGTCAGCATCCTGGCGTCCGACCTGCCCCCCGAGCTACGGCCTGCGCAGCAGCCGGCCTCGGAGGAGATCGAGACTGTGCTGATCACGGAGGAGACGGTGGAGGCTGTGGAGGCCGTCCAGGCTGTGCAGGCGGTGAGCGACGGCTCGGTGGCGACGCTCTCGGATCAGGGCATCATGCAGGTCGTGAACTACGTCTTGGCCCAGCAGGCGCTGACGGGGGGGAAGCTCGAGGAAACCCCTGAGGTGATTCAgacgatggaggtggaggtggcTCACGTCGCCGAGGTAGAGTAG